The proteins below come from a single Triticum aestivum cultivar Chinese Spring chromosome 5D, IWGSC CS RefSeq v2.1, whole genome shotgun sequence genomic window:
- the LOC123125006 gene encoding uncharacterized protein codes for MPNLETLNLSSAGLMFNTPILAVKFLFLKNLQIDLNDGQTGGFSPSYDYFSLAYFLDACPVLEKFVLGVSQTRVKHELISDGDSNMRRMPGHVHCSVKNVRIMGFCSAKSMVELTCHILENATSLERLTLDAEYDNSSYGDAERSCVGKKGECNPKSRSMIMHAHKGLEVIGKYVLEKVPSTVQLSVKKLCSRCHKIKPKGFRYEYRTTNP; via the exons ATGCCAAATCTTGAAACCCTCAACCTATCTTCGGCTGGATTG ATGTTCAATACGCCAATTTTAGCTGTCAAATTCCTCTTCCTGAAGAACCTGCAGATTGATCTTAATGATGGACAGACGGGGGGCTTTTCCCCATCCTATGATTATTTTTCTCTAGCTTATTTCCTGGATGCTTGTCCTGTTCTGGAGAAATTTGTCTTGGGT GTATCACAAACTCGAGTAAAGCATGAATTGATTTCTGATGGAGACTCGAACATGAGACGGATGCCAGGACATGTCCATTGCAGCGTCAAGAATGTCAGGATAATGGGCTTCTGCTCTGCAAAGAGCATGGTCGAACTAACCTGCCATATTCTTGAGAATGCAACCTCGCTCGAGCGCCTTACGTTGGACGCCGAATACGACAATAGTAGTTATGGAGACGCTGAAAGGTCTTGTGTCGGGAAAAAAGGTGAATGCAACCCGAAAAGCAGGAGTATGATCATGCACGCCCACAAAGGGCTGGAGGTTATTGGTAAATATGTCTTGGAGAAAGTTCCCTCCACGGTTCAGTTGAGTGTAAAGAAGCTCTGCAGCCGTTGCCATAAAATCAAGCCCAAGGGGTTTAGGTATGAGTATCGGACTACCAATCCATAG